The DNA region GTGGGAGCTGTGGCGATGTCAACAATAACAGGAGACTGTGGACCTGACTGCCTAACTCTCTGCaccctgaagcacagagaggactGGGGCATCCTGAGGGCTGCACAGCACCCAAATGCGGACCTATTCTGGGACACAGAGAGGAGATAAACCCCATATGCCCACCATCAACTTTTAACAAATATCATGGCTTGGACAAGCGAGATATATCTAGCTTGACTTTCCATTGCCTCCTTGCCCTGATGACCAACCCCAGGAGGGACAAGAGTTTTATGGCCTGAACTCATAGCTCACCGTTCGTATCTCCTTACATGAATGATGCTTCTTTATGTCATTTCTTGTCCCATCAAGTATGAGATCCTTAAGGATAGAAATCTTTAGTTCCATTCCCACAGTCCTCCCAGTGGGTGACATGACCTGGCACAGCTAGTGCAATGGACATTCTTGCCCCATCAGCCCAAAAGACATTCTTCTTGAAGTTGCTAGGGCTAAAGGATGGTGGCAAGTCACAGGGGCCTGGTGAGCCTGGAGAGATAGGCTGTGACCTTTTCGAGTGATAGTTGTGGTGGGGATAGGAATTACGGATGGGCAGAAATATTCTGAAGTGAATGTTGACAGATCAGGCTCCTTCCACGAGGCTGAGCTGAGGAGGGCCAACCAGGCCAAGGTGCTGCAGGCCAGCAGCTGAGTGGGCAGACCTGAGCCTGAAGTGCATCTGTCTGCCCACAGGCCAGGACTCAGTCAGCCCTATTCGAACCACCCACACCGGGCAGGTGCGGGGCAGCCTTGTCCATGTGAAGGAAACCGATGTGCGGGTCCACACCTTCCTGGGTATTCCCTTTGCCAAGCCACCTGTAGGACCACTGCGCTTTGCAGCCCCTGAGCCCCCTGAACCTTGGAGTGGTGTGAGGGATGGGACCTCCCACCCAGCCATGTAAGTTCTCCTGGGGTCTGGGAaacctcagggctggggttggggtgggtaCTCCGAGTCCTGGGCCAGGCTACTGTGGCTTCATTATCTACACTGTACTACAAGGCCTGAGGCTGTAGACCAGTGCTAATGTGTTTTTAGCAACCTAATGTACCAGCTTTGAAACCCCGCCCTAAATGAACAAATGTATAGAAATATATCCCTCTGCATTGGGGCAATTCCCACATTCATTTTTCTAATGCAGGAGTAAACCTGCCAGGCCCCTGCCTCAGAGCTTGGAACCCAACAGGCATTAGCTCCAGGTGTTGAACACAAGGGCAGAAACACATGTCCCTGGATTTGGCTTACACCAGGGGCTCTCTCCCACCAGGGGAGATGTGTCTGGGAGAGGGTCGGCTTGGCTCTCTGAACCTATAAACGACCTTGACTCCAGCAGTCCATGCTGCAGATCCCTGAGGAGGGTAACAGTGGTGACTCCTTGGGGACCCCACCCACAGGGCCAAGGGAAAGGGGCATGGGCTTACAGCTCAAGACTTAGTGGAGGGGTGAGGTTTTCTGAGAGTCTCGTGTTGGGCTGTGGGATGCCCCATTACCCTTCTGTGAGAACTAACCTCCATCCACTCAGGCACCACCTGTGTGGGGATACCTATGCTGTTCCAGGCCTGAATGGGGACAGGGATAAGAAGTGAATGTCAACACATGCAGCCTGTGTTTCCCTGGGGGTCTGGGATCATCCCTGCTTCCCTGAGCCTGTGGCCTGGAACTCAGTGGAGAATGACTTGAAAGAAGGATCATGTGAGGCAAGGCACCAGTGAAGGCAGGGAGTGAGGTTGTCTGGGATCCAGTCAGGACCTAAGGTCTGGATTGACCACTGCTCAGCCCCTGAAATAACTGTATTCCATTGTCACCAGGTGTCTGCAAAATGCAGATGCATTGAATCTAGAGGCTCTGAACCTAGGGAGTATAAACTTGCCTTCCGTCCCCATGTCAGAGGACTGCCTGTACCTCAGCATCTACACACCTGCACATGCCCATGAGGGCTCTAACCTGCCTGTGAGTGTTAAGTCATGGTCAGTTGAAGGGTGAGAGAACATTTTGGGGAGAACATTAGAAGCAGGCTTGGGACATGGTTCAAGGTAGAGACCTAGCACAATGCTATGAAGGCCTGGGATTGACCCCAAGTACTACATAACAATACCAATGACACTGGAAGTCACAAGTTCAGCTGGCCACCACTGTGGTGTGAACTACCATGAAAAGTTTCTCACTATCAGCTCCAAGAAGGCCTCTTATGCAGGCAGGAAGCTGACCTAGGCATGGAGTCAAAGAGCCTGGATGCTCTcagaggccaaatgttctgaCCCACTGATCAACTCACCAGCTTGTATGCAGGAGATTCATTCAGGTGATCAAATCTGCAATTTTGCAGTCACTACATTCCATGACCATCGATTAATTTGGGAGCCAGAGATTAGATGACACTTTAAATTAATGTTCAAGTGGGGTAATAACAGAAtcatcacttttcttttcctttcagagtAGTTCTGAGAGAAATAGATCCGGGTTCTAATTGGTGATACGACCCCAAAGTATTGGAGGCCTGAACTTCCAAATTGAAATTATTCTGTGATGAGTGCCATAGGTCATGAAGTCCTACTAGAGTTCTGTGTGGGTAGCTACACAGCCAAAGTGGTGTTCAGACTAGGGGATCAGCCATGATGGGATTGGGCACGGTGCCTACCACATGGTATATCTCCTGATTTCCCAGGTGATGGTCTGGATCCATGGTGGTGGCTTGGTGATGGGCTCAGCTTCCATGTATGATGGTTCTATTCTGGCAGCCACTGAAAATGTACTGGTGGTCACTACTCAGTACCGCCTGGGAGTTCTAGGCTTCTTCAGGTGAGCCTGGACAGGGATGGTCAATGAGGGCTGAGTAGACAGAGGACCATCCATTGATCATCATCCTTTCCATTTCTCAGCACTGGAGACCAGCATGCCACTGGCAACTGGGGCTACCTGGACCAAGTGGCCGCCCTACACTGGGTCCAGCAGAATATTGCCCACTTTGGAGGCAACCCTGATCAGGTCACCATTTTTGGCGTGTCTGCAGGTGGCACTAGTGTGTCCTCGCTTGTGGTGTCACCAATGTCCCAAGGTCTCTTCCATGGTGCCATCATGCAGAGTGGGGTGGCCCTGCTGCCTGACCTCATCACCAGCTCATCTAAAGATGTCTCCAGAGTGAGTATCCTTTACTACTCAACGCCAAATCTGCTGCCTCACCCTTCAACTTCAGAACCTCTGCCACAGTATCTATTCCATGAAAACAAAGACTATGCAGGTGTCTCCAGAACTGGCCACCATCCCAGGGTTCCTGAGGATCTCAAAGGTCAGAATCCACACATCTCTGCCTCAAGTGGTTGATTTTGATCTAGGGTCTGCAAAGGTACACCTGGGAGCCTCCTCCTCAGAAGACCCATGTAAGCAGGTGTGATGGCTCCTCTGGCTGACACCTGAGCTTCAGGGAAGGTGGAAGGATTTCATACTTGCTGCAATACACACATGGCTCCCTTTGAGATTTATGGGTAACCTGCACACAGCTGAGACCTTAGGCAGCAACCCCCTCCCTGTCTGTCGGATGATTCAGCCTCTTTTTGGTGCCTTTACAGATGGTGGCCAACCTGTCTGCCTGTGGGCAAGTAGAGTCAGCGGCCCTGGTGACCTGCCTGCGGGGCAAGAGTGAACAGGAAATGCTGGCTATTACCAAGGTGGGCTGAATGGACGTCAGTGAGGAGACAGGGGTCATGGTGTAAGGAAAGTACAGTGATTTCTACTGTGGAACAATGATGTCATTTCCAAGGCTTGGTCTTCTTGTATCCTCATAGTTCTGGATGAGAATTGAGATAAAAATATGCTAAACCAGGTGTAGAATCTCTGAATGTTGGTGTGAGAATCATGGGATGAGTAGGATACATTGGAAGTATCTCAGGTGTCGTTAGAAAAGAGACTTTGCTTCCCATAATCATGGACTTTGAATGCCCCCTTAGCCCTTCAAGATCATTTCTGCTGTGGTGGATGGGGCCTTCCTACCCAGGCACCCCCAGGAGCTTCTGGCCTCTGCTGATTTTCAACCGGTTCCCAGCATCATTGGTGTCACCAATGATGAGTATGGGTGGTTCCTTCCCATGGTGAGTCTCCTCTTCAAACCCCCTTGATAGTGTCAGGTGGGAGTGGGTTTGGACTTCATACCTCCTGGTCATCTCACCCCGACTCTATACTATCTTTCCACCACACAGTACTTGGGCCCCCCTGAAATGCAGAACGACATAGACAGAGAAACCATGCGAGCTGTTCTGCAGAGAATATCGACACAGAGGGTGAGACTCCTGGGGTCCTGGTCCAGGCAAGAGTGCAGCCAGACACTCTTCCTTTTCAGGAATCCACAGGAACAAATGTTGATCTATGTAAATTTGTGAGTGGGGCCACTGCACAGCTTGACACCATTACCCTATTCCCTGACACATCCCAAACACCAATCCCTACCCTCAAGTTCCTGCCTCCCTGCCCCAGAGATTGTCTAACATGACTCTCCCTGATCCCCTGGACTAGATGATGTTACCTGCCGAATGTGCTGACCTATTGATGGAGGAGTACATGGGAGACAACGAGGACCCCCACACCCTCCGACTCCAGTTACAGGAGATGATGGCGGACTTCATGTTTGTGATGCCTGCACTCCAAGTAGCACATTATCAGAGTGAGTGTGTCTGAACCTGAATCCTGGCTTCCTAGGAGACAGCTCAGAGCTGTGGGTCCCAGGTGAGGTCTGGTGTCAGGTCCTGACACATGTCTTTATCTAGACCCTGTTCCCAGGTACCTGAACGCCCTCATCTCAGTAAATCCTTATGGCTAGAGTGAGACATAGACATCATAcacattttacagaggagggaaATAAGATAGTGGCATTCAAGGACTTGCCTGTCACCATACAGCCAGGAAGTCCAAGACATGACTTAACAAAATCCTTCTAACTGCCTCTGATCCATTCTGGGCTTCCAAGCCCCTGTGAAGATTCAAGCCAGCTTTGGACCTAGGAATCTTGTCACCAAGAGTGACACATCCTGTCCACCCTCCAGGTTCCCATGCTCCTGTCTATTTCTATGAGTTCCAGCATCCACCCAGCTTCCTTACAAACCTGAGGCCTCCACACGTGAAGGCTGACCATAGTGATGAGTGCATCTTTGTTTTTGGATCCTACATCAGTGGCATCAGTGGTGAGTTCTCCTTGTTCCACAGGAGCATTCTCATGGGTACAGGGTGGCAGTCACTCTCATGGTACAATGAGGAACTGGGGTAAGGGAGAGCATGGGATCCAGTGTCTACCATCTTACAACTCAACAGGTCATTCCAGGATTAGACCTTTCCCACTCCAATCTATGCTTCTTTCTACCTGTTCTCACATCAAACATGGTATCTAGCATAGGAGAAGAGGGGGTTGGGTAAAAGCCAAGTCATTTCTTAAATGACTTCACAGTGTCCAAATAAGGAAATTTCTATGCCAAAGAGGAGCCCAGTGTTGATTCAGTTAAAGGCTTGGAGTAGTAAAGGCAGGTTGGGCAAGCAGAGGGCCTGGCCCCAGGACTCTGTGATAGGAAAGGGACacaagcctggggctggggtggtgagtGTGGCACAGGAGTGGACAGCTGGATGGGGAGTTGGCCAGGACCTGGACCCTTGCTTCTTCCTCCCACAGTTGAGCtcactgaggaggaggagctgctgaaAAGGAGGATGATGAAGTACTGGGGCAACTTTGCTCGAAATGGGTGAGAAAATCTGCCTGGGGGCACGGGCCCTCCACTGCTCCCCTTGTCTGAAGTGACCCCATTAGCTATTGTGTGTCTTCCTCCATCACATCTTAGCCCTCTACCCAACGGGAAGACCCACACTAAAAGAGGGTGCTTTTTGGGTACAGGTCAATGGTCTCTTCTCACAGTGGTCCAGAGGGTGAGCCATAGTGTTGGGCTACCATGGGAGCCAGCCTCTCACAGGAAAGGGCAACACAGGCCAGGTTGCTGTGCCCTGTGTGGAATGACACAACTGAGAGGTCATTACTTTCCTACATTAGGACACCTCTCCCCATTCTCAACACCTCTGTGTGCGTGGCTGGCTACCCTGTCCATAATTGGGGTTTAAGGTCAGGTCTGAGTTCAACAGAGCTCAGACTGACTCTCACCCTGCCTTGCTGGGATGGCATGTGCACAGGAATCCCAACGGAGAGGGCCTACCCCACTGGCCACTGTTTGACCATGACCAGCAGTACCTGCAGCTGGACATCCAGCCTGCTGTGGGCCAGGCCAAGAAGGCACACAGGCTGCAGTTCTGGaccaagaccctgcctcagaagATCAAGGAGATAATGGGAGCTGAGGACAAGCACACAGAATTCTAGTTTCCTTGTCATCAAGGGAGGGGTGTGCTAGATGTGATAGGATCTTCCTGTGGTGCCCACACATGCCCATCCACGAACCAGGGTTGACCCACTCATTCACATAGCTATTCGTCCATCCACTCGACCGTGGTTCCTCTCCTGTTAGACACACTCATTAATTCCCAATGTAAGCCCACCTTCCTCCTCATCCCACTGTGCCTgagtccctccctcccttccacccctctcctTCCCTACAACCCCATCTATTCCCTCCTCCCAGTAGCCACACCCTCCCATGCTCACAGTGAAGTTTTAGGAAGTGGTGCTGGTACTTTTCTGAACCTCTTGCCCACCTCTCAGCACTTACCACATGTTTCTCATACCAGTGGGACCTCTGTAGAAAACCTGGACACCACAAACCCCAGGGTTTTACTCCATCAGGCtcctgtaacaacaacaacagcaacagcaacaacaacaacaactccaaTAATAACCTAgcttggcacagtggcacatgcccataaccaaagccactcaggaggctgagggaaaagAATTACATATGTAGCACAGGCTGGCCACTTGGGGAGACACGAACTCAAAGTAAAACAACAAGTCCTGggagagtagctcagtggtaaagtacttgccaagcatgcacaaggtcctggtttTGATCACAGTGCTAAgaacaaaatatcaacaaataaacacaataaactGGGTATCTCATAAACAATGCAAATGTGTTGTCTTCTGTGTTGGACATAACAAGTCCAGGATAAAGATGTTAGCCAATTTGTTGTCTGGGGAGGTCTTGCTTTGGTTTCTAGATGGCACCTTCCCACTCTGTCCTTACTTGGCAGAAGGGGTGAACAAGTTCTCTTGGGACTATTTGACAGTTCCTAAACCCTGTCCCCTCCCAATGATTCATCATTTCAgactggctttctttctttctttttcaatcaaAGCCCTAGAAGTAGACTGATTTTATTAGttatgcattgtgtgtgtgtgtgtgtgtgtgtgtgtgtgtgtgtgtgttgtcgtTGTTGGAGATTGAGCTTAGTGCATTAGAACTTAATGCACTAGAGCTTAGTGTgggctagccaagcactctactacctgagctctatccccagcccatggagaCTGGCTTTCAATGTATAATTTGCAGCACAAAAACTTTCAGGCCAAACACTTAGAGTTCCCACATCTAAAACACCCAGGCTAGAAACAAAACCAGAGTTCCATATCCCTGAGTCCACCTGGAGATTAAATGTCATTCATCATTAACATTTAACTCTATGGATATACTCATCTATTTCTGTCCGAAGGAGGTGACTGGCCCCATCCTTATGAGAAGCAGGACTGGCCTTTTCCATTGGCTTTTGGAGCCTCGGCCAGCTGGGTGCATCCTGGAGAGCCAGGTGGGGTCCTCAGGGTCCTGTCTCCTGAAGTTGCCTCTCATTCTCTGTGGCTCTGCAGACACTGTGAGCCCCACACTGACACAATCACAACACAGCTGTGAAGATGTTTCTCTGTGGGGTGTATCCTGGAAGAGGCCTTGACATGCCAGGAGGTCCAGACACATAGCAGAAGGGAttcttgtccctggctccctgAGGATCTCTCCTTGTACAATCTTTCAGAATTCCCTCTGCAGCCTCCTGCTCACTATGGCATGCATGTGGTTGactttccctctcacctcattGATGTCCCTAAACTTTTCTGGACCCTCCACTAGAAACCCTCTCATCTTTTATCTCAGTAATCAAAAGTGCCAAATGAAGCTCAACATGCCCTTTTGTTCCTCCAAAGCATTTTCTCTCTGTCATGGAAAGGCTGTGTCCCTTACTCCAGGGACCCTGGGACTCCCCCTTTACCCTCCGTCTCACCAACTTGCCCCCATGAGGGACCACTTTTCCCAGCAGAGAAACTCTCCTCTTTCAAagagtacttttatttatttatttatttatttatttatttatttatttatttatttatttatttacttacttacttactcacttatttatttatttatttattaattttttcacccagtgcATTTAAGCCCCACCACAGGGCACCAAGGCCTTTAGGGCTAAAGATGTAGATTGCAGTGTTGCCCATCCTGGACACTAGGGGGCAGACGAGGACAGCAGTAAGCCTGGGTGACTGGATCTCTGCAGAGGTGAAAAGACATTTTAGTTCCTTTTAGTGTACAGGGACTGGTGCATAATCCTTCCACTCTGTGCTGAAAACATTCCTTGTGCTCCTGCTGCAAACATGCCCCTGTATGGTTTTCAGTTCTGAGCATGCACAGGATGCTTCCCAGAGTGGGTCCTCAGAGTATTTTTCAGACTTTCAATAGTTTCAGtagctgtttgtttttcttttcttttaaaaatattttttagttgtagatggacacaatacctttgtttatttatctttctgtggcgctgaggactgaacctagtgcctcacccgtgctaggtgagtgttctataagagagccacaactccagccccttcagTAGCTTTTTAAGAGCTTTTTTTGGGGTggcggggggtactggggattgaactcaggtgttcTTGACCAGTGAGTCCCACCCCTAgccctcttttctattttactagagacagatctcactgagttgcttcgtgcctcgttaaattgctgaggctggctttgaacttgcaatttcttctctttttcaggAGTGGCCTTGCATGAATACTTCTGCCACACTTTAAGCCGTTCCCAGTTGATGCACACCTGAATGACTTCATTTGTCCTCCTcccacttattattatttttttccttattcgtGGAGACTTAACCCATGGGCATTATAAAACTGATCTACATATCCATCCCTGTTTATTTTAGTTGAGTtgggtctcactaacttgtccaggctggcctccaacttccaATCCTCCTCCTTTGACCTCCTGAGTACCTGAATTGCAATAAGGGTAGCATCATGCCTGGCTTAGGCTATTTTACATAAAACTTGTGGTGTATATTTTCAGAAATCACTTAGTGGACATgtgctcttcttcttcttcttcttttttttttttttctggtgaaacTCTGAGATAAGAATGctctgtgttgggctggggatgtggctcaagcggcagtgcacttgcctggcatgcgtgtggcccggattcgatcctcagcaccacaaacaaacaaaagatgttgtgtccgcagaaaactaaaaaaaaaaaaaaaaaaaaaaaaaaaaaaaaaaaaaaactgtgtcaAATCACTGAGATTGAGTgaaacttgttttttctttctttctttcttttttttttttttggtggacagggtactgggaatttaacccagggttgCTTCACTATTGACTACAGCTCCAatccattttgtatttatttatcttttaatttgagACTGGGTGTCCCTAAGATACTGAGGATCTTGCTTAGTTTCTAAAGCTCACCTTTAACTCAGAATCCTAGTGTGTCTGCCCCCTAAGTTCCtgagactataggcatgtgccagtgcTCCCAGCTCTGGGCTGAACTTTTAAGGACAATGTCTAGTTAACTCCCAAAAtgactatattatttttatctcattaaaCAATACGAGGGTGACAGATGCTCCATATTCTCACCAAAACATGCTTTTAGGGGGTCTTAAACCTGATGAGATGGAAAGGACGGTAGCAGGGATTTGTCATTGCAgatattttcctgaatttttagCTTCTGCTTCaatcttcttctctctctctctctctctctttcactctcacgctctctctctcctcttctgttCTCTCAGGCTTTCTCTAGATCATTACATATATGTCACTTttacaccccaccccaccccccacataCCCTAATTTTCTGAAGACTCTTCTTCATTCCAGGGTTTTACTATTAGCTTGGGGACCTTCACCAAGAGGTAGACAGCAACTTCCAGGTTAGGAAGGAGCACTGTGTTTTTCAGTTGACATTAAGGAGCTTATAACATGACTATGAACCAGGAGGAGCTAGAATATCTCAACCTGCACAGCCCCAGCTATGAACTAGGTCAGGGGAATACAGAGAGAGCATCCACCTGGATGGGAGCTGGGACAGTGGCTTGGACCTCAGTGCATTGGACGGAAAACTTTGAATTAACAACAGACCTTGCTCTTTATGTAGAAGTCAAGGAGAAGCCAAGGATACAGCCACCTGGGAATATTGTCACTCCTTGAAATGCACCAATAAAGACACTTGCTATCCTGGTGTGCAGGAATGAACCCAGGCTAGAATAAAGAAGTCAAGGCCTGTTAGGAGAAGGTACTGAAGGTCATCTGAGGTGcagcccccaccccttcctccagGAAGTCAGGCAGAGCAGGCACTCCTGTCTCCTGCTGTATTCCCTATGTTCTTGCAGGATTCTAGAAGATTTGACATCTCCTGGTTATGGTCCTGTCTCCCCAGCAGCCCCAGATGCCCAAGAGAGCCCTTCCACGTCCACAGGtccactctctctctgcttcctggtatgaTGTCTTGTGCAGCTAGTCCTCAGAATGTTTATCAGGTGCATAAATAACAGTAAACTCAACCTCAGAGGGAGCTGTCCTCAGGGGAAGCCACAGGGTGGGGACAGAGGAAGTGGAGGGGGgtgggttctttctttcttcctttctttctttcttcctttctttttttctttctttcttctttctttctttttggtggtgctgaggattgaacccagggtcttgtgcatgcaaggcaagcactctacccactgagctacatccccagcccaaaggggTGGGTTCTTAAGAAGTGTCACAGTTGCAGTCACCAGTGTATTTCAACAGAGCAAGCAGGACCGAATAGGGACAGGTTTACACAGACCCTCAGACCAGGACTACAAGGATCTTGGAGGGAACTCAGGAAACTATGAATGCTGAGAGGAAGAAGGACTTCCCAGTACCACAGGCATAGTCACACTGCCCAGTTTGCTCAGGCAGTCCCCTCCATACCCAAAGTCATCATTTCTCACCTGTGGGGATCTTCATTTTGCGTCCCATCACAGAAGCCCTTCTGGCTCCTCCAATTACAGCCCActgctccctcctctccaccccaaCACCCTCATGggccagtgttatggtttagagagAAGGTGAccccaaagctcatatgtgagacaataccAGAAAGTTTGGAGGTGACATGAtcgggttatgagagccttaacccaatcattgattaatcccctgatgagggttcactggatggtaactgtagccctggagggtggagctggaggaggtgggtcactggggagggcctgggggtatgcattttgtctttgttgagtgGAGCTCgctctctttctgcctcctggtATGATGTcttgagcagctctcctccactacacccttccaccatgatattcagcctctcCTCAGAGACCTAAGGAATGGACCCCCTGTCTTtggactgagccctctgaaaccatgagcccccaatgaacttttccatttccttgtttttcttgtcaggtctttgggtcacagcagcaaaaacaagTAGAATAAAAGAGCCAGTGGCTGCTGGGACAGTAAGTTAGTGACT from Urocitellus parryii isolate mUroPar1 chromosome 15, mUroPar1.hap1, whole genome shotgun sequence includes:
- the LOC144250520 gene encoding cocaine esterase-like isoform X1; the protein is MCLHQLPAWLIIVAYGLLMLLIQGQGQDSVSPIRTTHTGQVRGSLVHVKETDVRVHTFLGIPFAKPPVGPLRFAAPEPPEPWSGVRDGTSHPAMCLQNADALNLEALNLGSINLPSVPMSEDCLYLSIYTPAHAHEGSNLPVMVWIHGGGLVMGSASMYDGSILAATENVLVVTTQYRLGVLGFFSTGDQHATGNWGYLDQVAALHWVQQNIAHFGGNPDQVTIFGVSAGGTSVSSLVVSPMSQGLFHGAIMQSGVALLPDLITSSSKDVSRMVANLSACGQVESAALVTCLRGKSEQEMLAITKPFKIISAVVDGAFLPRHPQELLASADFQPVPSIIGVTNDEYGWFLPMYLGPPEMQNDIDRETMRAVLQRISTQRMMLPAECADLLMEEYMGDNEDPHTLRLQLQEMMADFMFVMPALQVAHYQSSHAPVYFYEFQHPPSFLTNLRPPHVKADHSDECIFVFGSYISGISVELTEEEELLKRRMMKYWGNFARNGNPNGEGLPHWPLFDHDQQYLQLDIQPAVGQAKKAHRLQFWTKTLPQKIKEIMGAEDKHTEF
- the LOC144250520 gene encoding pyrethroid hydrolase Ces2e-like isoform X2, with amino-acid sequence MCLHQLPAWLIIVAYGLLMLLIQGQGQDSVSPIRTTHTGQVRGSLVHVKETDVRVHTFLGIPFAKPPVGPLRFAAPEPPEPWSGVRDGTSHPAMCLQNADALNLEALNLGSINLPSVPMSEDCLYLSIYTPAHAHEGSNLPVMVWIHGGGLVMGSASMYDGSILAATENVLVVTTQYRLGVLGFFSTGDQHATGNWGYLDQVAALHWVQQNIAHFGGNPDQVTIFGVSAGGTSVSSLVVSPMSQGLFHGAIMQSGVALLPDLITSSSKDVSRPFKIISAVVDGAFLPRHPQELLASADFQPVPSIIGVTNDEYGWFLPMYLGPPEMQNDIDRETMRAVLQRISTQRMMLPAECADLLMEEYMGDNEDPHTLRLQLQEMMADFMFVMPALQVAHYQSSHAPVYFYEFQHPPSFLTNLRPPHVKADHSDECIFVFGSYISGISVELTEEEELLKRRMMKYWGNFARNGNPNGEGLPHWPLFDHDQQYLQLDIQPAVGQAKKAHRLQFWTKTLPQKIKEIMGAEDKHTEF